A genomic stretch from Rubripirellula reticaptiva includes:
- a CDS encoding phage holin family protein: MSEERNQGGFGRVIGDIVDLCELQFQLLSVDSREAKRRGIKAVIFLALAAIITLTAAMTAMIGLGFVLHEQFDLTAGEALLIVSSIAMFVAMIAALTGAKMIGKANDSLIEVKREFAENMRWIKAVVVKPRQSARNQFRRETFPPTPR; this comes from the coding sequence ATGAGCGAAGAACGAAACCAGGGCGGATTCGGGCGCGTGATCGGCGACATCGTTGACCTCTGCGAATTGCAATTCCAATTGCTATCGGTAGATTCTCGGGAAGCCAAGCGCCGCGGCATCAAGGCGGTCATTTTTTTAGCTTTAGCGGCGATCATCACGCTGACTGCGGCGATGACCGCGATGATCGGGCTCGGATTCGTTCTACACGAACAGTTTGATCTTACCGCGGGCGAAGCGTTGCTGATCGTCAGCAGTATCGCCATGTTTGTCGCCATGATTGCAGCGTTAACGGGAGCCAAAATGATCGGAAAAGCGAACGATTCACTGATCGAGGTGAAACGGGAGTTTGCCGAAAACATGCGTTGGATCAAAGCAGTGGTTGTGAAGCCCCGTCAATCAGCCCGCAACCAATTTCGACGCGAGACGTTTCCACCAACTCCGCGATAG